The Elusimicrobiota bacterium genome has a segment encoding these proteins:
- the tgt gene encoding tRNA guanosine(34) transglycosylase Tgt, whose amino-acid sequence MTQEYFKLIKKSKECLGRVGELKTAHGTVHTPVFMPVGTQGSVKTISNEDLKIANAEIILGNSYHLYLRPGVEIIDQAGGLGKFIGWDKATLTDSGGYQIFSLTTLRRMNSEGVEFQSHIDGTKHFFTPEKSMEVQKKIGADIIMCFDECPPYPCTHDYAKRSMELSVIWAQRCKKRFMELEKQQPKKQLLFGIIQGSVYEDLRRESALKTIDISFPGYALGGLSVGEPKEEMIEVLNNTTGLLPEEKPRYLMGVGTPGDIWEAVERGIDMFDCVLPTRNGRNGQAFTAGGKVNIKNAEYVKDFGPLDASCDCPTCKGYSRAYLNHLFKAQEILVLRLLSLHNIYFMIKLLSKIRESLMKDTFKKAKKEFLSGYLSQK is encoded by the coding sequence ATGACTCAAGAATATTTTAAATTAATAAAAAAATCAAAAGAATGTTTGGGCCGTGTCGGCGAACTCAAAACTGCGCATGGGACAGTTCATACGCCGGTATTTATGCCGGTCGGAACACAAGGTTCAGTTAAAACTATTTCAAACGAAGATTTAAAAATTGCCAATGCAGAAATAATCCTCGGGAACTCATACCATCTTTATTTAAGGCCCGGCGTTGAAATAATAGATCAAGCGGGCGGGTTGGGCAAGTTTATTGGATGGGACAAGGCAACTTTAACGGATTCAGGGGGATACCAGATTTTTAGTTTAACAACATTAAGGCGAATGAATTCGGAAGGAGTGGAATTTCAGTCCCATATTGACGGCACAAAACATTTTTTTACTCCGGAAAAATCTATGGAAGTTCAAAAAAAGATCGGAGCTGATATAATCATGTGTTTTGATGAGTGCCCGCCATATCCCTGCACTCATGATTATGCAAAGCGGTCAATGGAGTTAAGCGTTATTTGGGCGCAAAGGTGCAAGAAAAGATTCATGGAATTAGAAAAGCAACAGCCGAAAAAACAGCTTCTTTTTGGTATCATTCAGGGATCAGTTTATGAGGATTTAAGGCGCGAAAGTGCTTTAAAAACTATAGATATTTCTTTTCCCGGTTATGCTCTTGGAGGCCTTTCAGTAGGTGAACCAAAAGAAGAGATGATAGAGGTTTTAAACAACACAACGGGCCTTCTTCCTGAAGAAAAGCCTCGTTACCTTATGGGTGTGGGAACACCGGGAGATATATGGGAAGCGGTTGAGCGAGGCATAGATATGTTTGATTGCGTTCTGCCTACCCGAAACGGAAGAAACGGACAAGCTTTTACTGCCGGAGGGAAAGTAAATATAAAAAATGCCGAATATGTAAAAGATTTTGGCCCATTGGATGCTTCTTGTGATTGTCCAACATGCAAAGGATACTCAAGGGCATATTTGAACCATTTGTTTAAGGCTCAAGAGATTTTAGTTCTAAGGCTTTTGTCTTTACATAACATTTATTTTATGATAAAATTACTCTCTAAAATTCGAGAATCTTTGATGAAAGACACTTTTAAAAAGGCAAAAAAAGAGTTTTTGTCAGGTTATTTAAGCCAAAAATAA
- a CDS encoding HD domain-containing protein, which produces MNEHELVKKVMESPDVKAYLKAADDNFVAMGYKEHGFRHAELTSNIAGNVLKFLDYPQKDIEIAMIAGYLHDIGNSISCEDHAQNGAILSLEILEKIGFSYQDIFPIISAIGSHEDKDADVTGHVLAAVILGDKTDVHHTRVRSNDLASLDTHGRVNYACQRAFLRVMKETRVIALELTIDTKICPVMEYFEIFLSRTNFCRKASQALDCEFHLFINKDKFL; this is translated from the coding sequence GTGAATGAACATGAACTTGTAAAAAAAGTAATGGAAAGCCCGGATGTGAAAGCATACCTTAAAGCCGCAGATGACAATTTTGTGGCAATGGGATATAAAGAGCACGGATTTCGCCATGCTGAGCTGACCTCAAATATTGCCGGAAATGTCCTAAAATTTCTGGATTACCCTCAAAAAGATATTGAAATAGCAATGATCGCCGGATATCTTCACGATATAGGAAATTCTATATCATGCGAAGACCACGCGCAAAACGGCGCTATTTTAAGCCTTGAAATTTTAGAAAAGATAGGATTTTCTTATCAGGATATATTTCCGATAATAAGCGCGATAGGAAGCCACGAAGATAAGGATGCCGATGTTACGGGGCATGTCCTGGCGGCTGTTATATTAGGAGATAAAACTGATGTTCACCATACAAGGGTGCGTTCTAACGATCTAGCGTCGTTAGATACCCATGGAAGAGTAAATTATGCCTGCCAAAGAGCTTTTTTAAGGGTAATGAAAGAAACAAGAGTGATCGCACTTGAGCTTACTATTGACACTAAAATATGTCCGGTTATGGAATATTTTGAGATATTTTTATCCCGCACTAATTTCTGCAGAAAGGCTAGCCAAGCATTAGACTGCGAATTCCATCTTTTTATCAACAAAGACAAATTTTTATGA
- the queA gene encoding tRNA preQ1(34) S-adenosylmethionine ribosyltransferase-isomerase QueA: MIAEEVISNKLTEYSFEVPRELIAQKPVEQRDNSRLLALDKKTGEIRHLFFKDILDYLNPGDCLILNKTKVIPSRIYGKKETGGKVEILFIEPKSQMIAGKYLALVKPFIAPGKKILLGDKYSVKIISYMPSGEALIEIDKNCVEELIEKFGAMPLPPYIKRAESDNLKEFDKERYQTVYAKETGSIAAPTAGLHFTNELIEKIKQKGVKIAEIILHVGRGTFKLIDSEDISKHMMLPEYYEIDENASGIINNAIDGGKKVFACGTTAVRAIESSAKKVNGSFKVMPSNNFTNIFIHPGYEFKVIDAILTNLHLPKSTPLMMVCAFAGKEAIFRSYKEAIEKKYRFFSYGDAMLII, from the coding sequence ATGATTGCAGAAGAAGTTATCTCAAACAAATTAACGGAATATTCATTTGAAGTGCCGAGAGAACTTATTGCTCAAAAACCTGTTGAACAGCGCGATAATTCAAGGCTGTTAGCGCTTGATAAAAAAACAGGGGAAATCCGCCATCTTTTTTTTAAAGATATACTGGATTATTTGAATCCGGGCGATTGTCTAATTCTCAACAAAACAAAAGTAATCCCTTCAAGAATTTACGGAAAAAAAGAAACCGGCGGAAAAGTTGAAATTTTATTTATTGAACCAAAATCTCAAATGATAGCCGGAAAATATCTTGCATTGGTAAAGCCGTTTATTGCGCCTGGGAAAAAGATTCTGTTAGGTGATAAATATTCAGTAAAAATAATTAGCTATATGCCGAGCGGCGAAGCTCTAATTGAGATTGACAAAAATTGTGTTGAAGAACTTATTGAAAAGTTTGGGGCTATGCCTCTTCCTCCTTACATAAAGCGGGCCGAATCAGATAACTTAAAGGAATTTGACAAAGAAAGGTATCAGACCGTGTACGCTAAAGAAACAGGCTCAATTGCTGCTCCGACAGCCGGGCTTCATTTTACAAATGAGCTTATTGAAAAAATTAAACAAAAAGGCGTCAAAATCGCTGAAATAATTTTGCATGTCGGTCGTGGAACTTTTAAATTAATTGATTCCGAAGATATTTCAAAGCATATGATGCTTCCTGAATATTATGAAATTGACGAAAATGCTTCCGGAATAATAAACAATGCCATTGATGGAGGGAAAAAAGTGTTCGCCTGCGGTACGACAGCTGTTCGGGCAATAGAATCAAGCGCAAAAAAAGTAAACGGCAGTTTTAAGGTTATGCCGTCAAACAATTTTACAAATATTTTTATTCATCCCGGATATGAATTTAAGGTAATTGACGCGATTTTAACAAATTTACATTTGCCAAAATCAACACCGCTTATGATGGTTTGCGCGTTTGCCGGAAAAGAAGCCATATTTAGATCTTATAAAGAAGCCATAGAAAAGAAATATAGATTTTTTTCTTACGGCGATGCGATGCTTATTATTTAG
- a CDS encoding SpoIID/LytB domain-containing protein — MKNEQVVNIFCKGVCYLHVSGNTYVLKDNRRYIVKAEDDRIVFSGRSFSSDIEIIPKGESSRILVNSKEYRGNIFLNLVNGKISVINELDVEEYLYGVLPKEVVASWPEESLRAQAVISRTFALRSLSLHMKEGFNLCDTTLCQVYVGVDSENENTNRAVNETRGEVLFYNGKLASTFFHSSCGGHTENIEEVWGGTAPKYLKGRSVKYSNGYKVDYWKNKVSKDFITQRLSDNGYEVGYIEKIKMIGKTDSGRTKILKIYGDKQTIELNAAKFRVLVDPWHIKSTLFEEISEKGDSFEFSGLGWGHGVGLCQESARNMADKGFDYEKILKYFYPGTYLAKWDEEEQ; from the coding sequence TTGAAAAATGAACAGGTTGTGAATATTTTCTGTAAAGGAGTATGTTATCTCCATGTTTCAGGAAATACTTATGTCCTTAAAGATAACAGGAGATATATAGTAAAAGCTGAAGATGATAGAATAGTTTTTAGCGGGAGAAGTTTTTCTTCAGATATTGAAATTATACCGAAGGGAGAATCAAGCAGGATTTTAGTAAATAGTAAGGAATATCGAGGTAATATATTTTTAAATTTAGTAAACGGTAAGATTTCAGTAATAAATGAGCTTGATGTTGAAGAATATCTTTACGGGGTTCTTCCAAAAGAGGTCGTAGCATCTTGGCCGGAAGAGTCTTTAAGGGCTCAGGCTGTTATCAGCCGGACATTTGCTCTTAGGAGTCTATCTCTTCATATGAAAGAAGGTTTTAATCTGTGCGATACAACGCTTTGCCAGGTATACGTAGGAGTAGATTCAGAAAATGAAAATACTAATAGAGCAGTCAATGAAACAAGGGGCGAGGTATTGTTTTATAACGGTAAACTTGCGAGCACTTTTTTTCACAGTTCTTGCGGAGGCCATACCGAAAATATTGAAGAAGTATGGGGAGGGACAGCCCCTAAGTATCTGAAAGGACGATCTGTAAAGTATTCTAACGGCTATAAAGTGGATTATTGGAAAAATAAAGTAAGCAAAGATTTTATTACGCAAAGACTTTCTGATAATGGCTATGAAGTTGGATACATTGAAAAAATAAAGATGATAGGAAAAACGGATTCTGGAAGGACAAAGATTCTTAAAATTTACGGGGATAAACAAACTATTGAATTAAACGCGGCGAAATTCCGTGTTTTGGTTGATCCTTGGCATATTAAAAGTACTCTATTTGAAGAAATATCAGAAAAGGGGGATTCTTTTGAATTTTCAGGGCTTGGATGGGGCCATGGCGTAGGCCTTTGCCAGGAAAGCGCAAGAAATATGGCCGATAAGGGTTTTGATTATGAAAAAATACTAAAATATTTTTATCCAGGAACATATCTTGCTAAGTGGGATGAAGAGGAACAATAA
- a CDS encoding DUF2905 domain-containing protein: protein MTAFAKILIFFGIILVILGIILLIIPKVPFLGKLPGDIYIKKEKFAFYFPLATCLILSVVISLIFWIFRSK, encoded by the coding sequence ATGACTGCGTTTGCAAAAATATTAATTTTTTTCGGAATAATACTGGTAATTCTTGGAATTATTCTTTTAATCATTCCTAAAGTTCCTTTTTTAGGCAAGCTGCCGGGCGATATTTACATTAAAAAAGAAAAATTTGCTTTTTATTTTCCGCTAGCCACTTGCTTGATCTTAAGTGTTGTAATTTCTTTAATTTTTTGGATTTTTAGGTCAAAATGA
- a CDS encoding epoxyqueuosine reductase QueH: MERLLLHHCCAPCSPSVLDMLSKDFEIKSFWFNPNIQPKDEHDKRKEALIVFLTEQGKELINGPDFSKDSWIWQNTRKNTERCKLCYYLRLSQTALEAKRLNIRNFSSTLLSSPHQKHEDIKFIAEQIAKAENLNFIYRDFRPFYYDGKNKIAEKKLYVQKYCGCSFSLEEQKEKKQK; this comes from the coding sequence ATGGAAAGATTGCTGCTTCATCACTGCTGCGCTCCCTGTTCGCCGTCTGTTTTGGATATGCTTTCAAAAGATTTTGAGATAAAGAGTTTTTGGTTTAATCCCAACATACAGCCAAAGGATGAGCACGATAAAAGAAAAGAAGCCCTTATTGTTTTTTTAACAGAACAGGGGAAAGAACTGATAAACGGCCCTGATTTTTCAAAAGACAGCTGGATCTGGCAAAATACCAGAAAAAATACTGAACGCTGCAAACTTTGTTATTACCTTAGGTTAAGCCAGACAGCGCTGGAAGCAAAAAGGCTTAACATAAGAAACTTTTCATCAACGCTTTTATCAAGCCCGCATCAAAAGCACGAAGACATAAAATTTATCGCTGAACAAATCGCAAAAGCTGAAAATTTAAATTTTATTTACAGGGATTTCAGGCCTTTTTATTATGACGGCAAAAATAAAATAGCAGAAAAAAAGCTTTACGTTCAGAAATACTGCGGGTGTTCGTTTTCTCTTGAAGAGCAAAAAGAAAAAAAGCAAAAATAA
- the ruvB gene encoding Holliday junction branch migration DNA helicase RuvB, translating to MEEQNFERIVSAVKTSEENRAENTLRPKTLDEFIGQEKLKKNLKIFIEASKKRKESLDHCLFYAPPGLGKTTLAHIIAREMGGNLRMTSGPVLERVGDLAAILTNLSEGDIFFIDEIHRMNHLVEEALYPVMEDFELDIIIGQGPSAKTIKLPVPKFTLVGATTRAGLLSSPLRDRFGIVNHLNFYEHEELKKIVLRSAKIMKIEIDEGGTEEIALRSRGTPRIVNRLLKRVRDFAEVEGQGKITKAIAQSALEALEVDKAGLEKMDRLILKTIIEKFSGGPVGVDTIAVAVSEEVDTITDVYEPFLIQSGFIARTPRGRMVTTNGYTHLGLKQTNISAQELIK from the coding sequence ATGGAAGAACAAAATTTTGAAAGGATTGTGTCCGCAGTAAAGACTTCCGAAGAAAACAGGGCGGAAAATACCCTGCGCCCAAAAACTCTGGATGAATTTATAGGCCAGGAAAAGCTCAAGAAAAATCTAAAAATATTTATAGAAGCTTCCAAAAAAAGAAAAGAAAGTCTTGATCATTGCCTTTTCTATGCGCCTCCCGGGCTTGGGAAAACAACTCTTGCGCATATAATAGCAAGGGAAATGGGCGGAAACCTCCGCATGACTTCAGGGCCTGTCTTAGAGCGCGTGGGAGACCTTGCCGCTATACTGACTAATTTGTCTGAAGGAGATATATTTTTCATTGATGAAATACACAGGATGAACCACCTGGTTGAAGAAGCTCTTTATCCGGTTATGGAAGATTTTGAGCTTGACATAATTATCGGCCAGGGGCCTTCCGCAAAAACAATAAAACTCCCGGTTCCAAAATTTACTCTTGTCGGAGCGACAACTCGCGCGGGGCTGCTTTCAAGCCCTTTGAGGGACAGGTTTGGTATAGTCAACCATTTAAACTTTTATGAACACGAGGAACTAAAAAAAATTGTTTTAAGATCTGCAAAAATCATGAAAATTGAAATTGATGAAGGCGGGACAGAGGAAATCGCTTTGCGATCAAGAGGTACCCCGAGAATAGTTAACCGGCTTTTGAAAAGAGTAAGGGATTTTGCTGAAGTTGAAGGACAGGGAAAGATAACGAAGGCAATTGCGCAGAGTGCTCTTGAAGCACTGGAAGTTGATAAGGCAGGCCTTGAAAAGATGGACAGGCTAATCCTAAAAACCATTATTGAAAAATTTTCCGGCGGCCCGGTTGGTGTTGACACTATTGCGGTTGCCGTTTCAGAAGAAGTTGATACTATTACCGATGTGTATGAGCCATTTCTAATCCAGTCCGGTTTTATCGCGCGTACTCCCAGGGGCCGTATGGTTACGACAAATGGTTATACCCACCTTGGTTTAAAACAAACCAATATATCTGCTCAAGAACTCATTAAGTAA
- a CDS encoding Holliday junction ATP-dependent DNA helicase RuvA, producing MINHLRGILDGKSMDSAIIDAGGVGYKVFIPLSTSEKLPSLGKEIKLFIVESVAMYGGSTSYYGFLAEEERDIFNLLKDEVPGAGAKKALEYLDKITKSLPDFRHSIIHKDVSILTGLFGFTKKTAEKIMIALKDKIGEVKISGTEKWVERKKASTPQSEAIAGLVALGYKEMYAYSAVEKISDNGGAELSVEEIIRQALKYI from the coding sequence ATGATTAATCACCTCAGGGGAATATTAGACGGCAAATCAATGGATTCGGCAATTATCGATGCAGGGGGGGTCGGTTACAAGGTATTTATCCCTCTTTCAACTTCAGAAAAACTTCCCTCGCTTGGTAAAGAAATAAAACTTTTCATAGTTGAGTCCGTAGCTATGTACGGAGGAAGCACTAGCTACTACGGATTTTTGGCCGAAGAAGAACGCGATATTTTTAATTTGTTAAAAGACGAGGTTCCGGGCGCCGGCGCAAAAAAAGCCTTGGAATATCTTGATAAAATTACCAAGTCGCTGCCGGATTTCAGGCATTCCATAATTCACAAAGATGTCTCAATTCTTACGGGATTGTTCGGATTTACTAAAAAGACTGCTGAGAAAATTATGATCGCACTAAAAGATAAAATTGGGGAAGTGAAAATTTCGGGAACAGAGAAATGGGTTGAAAGAAAAAAAGCATCCACTCCGCAGTCTGAAGCTATCGCGGGACTGGTGGCGCTTGGGTATAAAGAGATGTATGCATACTCGGCGGTTGAAAAAATTTCAGATAATGGCGGGGCGGAACTTTCAGTTGAGGAAATAATACGGCAAGCGTTGAAATATATATAA
- the ruvC gene encoding crossover junction endodeoxyribonuclease RuvC, which produces MIILGVDPGLALTGWGLVKAIDKNRVFLVDYGCIKTKPAQTLSERLKFIYQDLTNIIQAYKPNAFALEELFFSKEARTVAAVSQARGVVLLSAALSKIPLYEYNPRHVKIALTGYGSADKAQIQQMVKTLLGMKEIPKPDDAADALAIAICHLNTAKW; this is translated from the coding sequence ATGATCATTTTAGGAGTTGATCCCGGTTTAGCGCTTACAGGCTGGGGTTTAGTAAAAGCCATAGATAAAAATAGAGTATTTTTGGTTGATTACGGGTGCATAAAAACAAAACCGGCACAGACTTTAAGCGAACGCCTAAAATTTATTTATCAGGATTTAACCAATATTATTCAAGCATATAAGCCGAACGCTTTTGCGCTTGAAGAACTGTTTTTTTCAAAAGAAGCAAGGACCGTGGCTGCTGTCAGCCAGGCCCGCGGTGTAGTGTTGCTTTCTGCGGCGCTTTCAAAAATTCCGCTATATGAATATAATCCGCGTCACGTGAAAATAGCGCTTACCGGATACGGTTCTGCGGACAAAGCTCAAATTCAGCAAATGGTAAAAACGCTTTTAGGGATGAAAGAAATCCCAAAACCCGACGATGCCGCAGACGCATTAGCTATAGCGATATGCCATTTGAATACGGCTAAATGGTGA
- a CDS encoding YebC/PmpR family DNA-binding transcriptional regulator, giving the protein MSGHSKWAGIKHKKAIIDAKRGKVFTRLIREIVVAAKEGGGNIENNARLRKAIESAREANMPQDNIKKAVQRGTGELPGAIYEELNYEGYGPAGVALIVEITTDNKNRTASEIRKIFSQHGGNMGEAGCVSWMFSKKGYISVDKKKINEDQLMTIVLDLGVEDLRTEDEDIYEIFAKPEDFEAVKKGLEQKNVVIDTAEVSPQPQTYIKLQGKDAEQMIALMDELEGHDDVKNVYSNFEISNAEIERIEKMQK; this is encoded by the coding sequence ATGTCCGGCCATTCGAAATGGGCAGGTATTAAGCACAAAAAAGCTATTATTGATGCTAAAAGAGGAAAAGTTTTTACGAGGCTTATAAGAGAAATTGTTGTTGCCGCTAAGGAGGGGGGAGGAAACATTGAAAACAACGCTCGGTTGAGAAAAGCGATAGAATCCGCGCGTGAAGCGAATATGCCGCAGGATAACATAAAAAAAGCGGTTCAGCGCGGTACAGGCGAGCTTCCCGGCGCGATATACGAAGAACTAAATTATGAGGGTTACGGGCCGGCGGGAGTTGCCCTTATAGTTGAAATTACAACTGACAATAAAAACCGGACTGCATCAGAAATCAGGAAGATTTTTTCGCAACATGGCGGAAACATGGGCGAAGCGGGATGCGTTTCCTGGATGTTTTCAAAGAAAGGCTATATTTCCGTTGATAAGAAAAAAATTAATGAAGACCAGCTGATGACGATAGTTCTTGATTTAGGGGTAGAAGATTTACGTACCGAAGATGAGGATATATACGAAATATTCGCTAAGCCCGAAGATTTTGAAGCTGTAAAAAAAGGGCTTGAACAAAAAAACGTGGTAATTGATACTGCTGAAGTTTCTCCCCAGCCTCAAACATATATAAAACTTCAAGGAAAAGACGCGGAACAAATGATTGCTTTAATGGATGAGCTGGAAGGACATGACGATGTAAAAAATGTCTATTCAAATTTTGAAATTTCAAATGCGGAAATTGAAAGAATAGAAAAAATGCAGAAATAA
- a CDS encoding glycosyltransferase, translating to MSIIIFSFLIWMNYTVLTVFFRKPRRLDFGNAKLFPKVSILKPIKHSDDELGNNLETFFLLDYPNFEIIFGIDSIEDETDRIIENLRKKYPKVSIKIVPVGKGKILNPKVETLISMEKESSGSVFWISDSNTRVEKDTLKNLIHEYVTKNSKIVFSPVRGMGSKTAGSVIENAYLSFFISGNIIGAWEYLRIPIIIGKSMLVEKAALSNLGGFEYFKQFLAEDYVMGNTFYKNNIYISTNHVWITNFNSHSSIKSFCSRISRWAKMRYHLEKLMYMGEIFVNPIGLSIISIIFLGSKGVTLLLGAVLFKIVLEYLNFFAVNIYDRKNIWVILILPFCVVLKDILLLFIYFIPFFSSRVVWRGKHIKIGRESKIFIEGE from the coding sequence TTGAGCATAATTATATTTTCTTTCTTAATTTGGATGAATTATACGGTTTTGACCGTGTTTTTTAGAAAACCAAGGCGATTGGATTTTGGAAATGCTAAATTATTCCCCAAGGTCAGCATATTAAAGCCTATTAAACACAGCGATGACGAATTAGGGAACAATCTAGAAACATTTTTTCTTTTGGACTATCCAAATTTTGAAATAATATTCGGGATCGATTCTATTGAAGATGAAACCGATAGAATAATAGAAAACTTGAGGAAAAAATATCCAAAGGTGTCCATCAAAATTGTTCCCGTGGGAAAAGGGAAAATACTTAATCCTAAAGTGGAAACGCTTATTTCCATGGAAAAGGAATCTTCGGGATCGGTTTTTTGGATATCTGACTCTAATACAAGGGTAGAAAAAGACACTTTAAAAAATCTTATTCATGAATACGTTACTAAAAATTCAAAAATAGTGTTTTCTCCGGTTCGAGGCATGGGTTCAAAAACGGCTGGCAGCGTGATAGAAAACGCGTACTTAAGCTTCTTTATTTCGGGAAATATTATTGGCGCCTGGGAATACCTAAGAATACCTATAATAATAGGGAAATCAATGCTTGTTGAAAAAGCCGCACTGTCTAATTTGGGAGGATTTGAATATTTTAAACAATTTCTTGCGGAAGATTACGTAATGGGAAATACTTTCTACAAAAATAATATTTATATTTCAACAAATCATGTTTGGATTACGAATTTTAACAGCCACTCTTCTATTAAAAGTTTTTGCTCCAGAATATCGCGTTGGGCAAAAATGAGATACCATCTTGAAAAGTTAATGTATATGGGGGAAATATTTGTTAATCCAATCGGCCTTTCAATTATTTCAATTATCTTTTTGGGAAGCAAAGGAGTGACTCTTTTATTGGGAGCCGTACTTTTTAAAATTGTTCTTGAATATTTGAATTTTTTTGCAGTTAATATATACGACAGGAAAAATATTTGGGTTATATTAATTTTACCTTTTTGTGTTGTTTTAAAAGACATACTTTTATTATTTATTTATTTCATTCCTTTTTTTAGCTCAAGAGTTGTGTGGAGAGGCAAGCATATTAAGATAGGCAGGGAAAGTAAAATATTCATAGAAGGAGAATAG
- a CDS encoding lysylphosphatidylglycerol synthase transmembrane domain-containing protein, translating into MKKLIRIFFGLLISAFFLWLAFRNSNFSEIFRIIKTVKIEMLAIVFIISLIALMLRSYRWKKLGKEYRSVAWKNFFEATSMGLMLNTFVPLRGGDIFQAYFLSKKSGLPKSYTLATVFLERLLDLLPPVFMILIGSYFIVIPAQFKIGRLIILFAVIISAILLFLKLRKIFVSFIGRFVNKKHSEKIGKLLENITSAIKFLKDRQVLTVAIPLTIFNWFVVSAISTYLLLIAFNIKVSLIGLYLIIGISVLSVAIPSSPGFVGTWEFFTMMALSIFGVEKNIALSYAILSHFMALLPLNLVGLYYFYIEIFLKKEKINLETNDK; encoded by the coding sequence ATGAAAAAATTAATTCGCATCTTTTTTGGCCTTCTGATAAGCGCATTTTTCCTGTGGCTTGCGTTTAGAAATTCCAACTTTTCTGAAATATTCCGGATAATAAAAACTGTGAAGATAGAAATGTTAGCAATAGTTTTCATTATCTCATTAATCGCTCTAATGCTTCGCAGTTACCGATGGAAAAAATTAGGTAAAGAATATCGCAGTGTTGCTTGGAAAAACTTTTTTGAGGCGACATCAATGGGGCTTATGCTGAATACTTTTGTGCCTTTGAGGGGAGGAGATATTTTCCAGGCATATTTTCTTTCTAAGAAAAGCGGCTTGCCGAAAAGTTATACATTGGCGACTGTTTTTTTGGAAAGATTACTTGATCTTTTGCCTCCGGTTTTTATGATTTTAATAGGGTCATATTTTATTGTTATTCCGGCGCAATTTAAAATAGGGAGGCTTATAATATTATTTGCTGTAATAATTTCTGCCATACTTTTATTTTTAAAATTAAGAAAAATATTTGTAAGCTTTATTGGAAGATTTGTTAACAAAAAACATAGTGAAAAAATCGGCAAACTGCTTGAAAATATTACTTCAGCAATAAAGTTTTTAAAAGATAGGCAGGTTTTGACAGTCGCAATACCTTTAACAATTTTTAACTGGTTTGTAGTTAGCGCGATTTCTACTTATTTGCTTTTAATTGCATTTAATATAAAGGTAAGCTTAATCGGGCTTTATCTTATAATAGGTATTTCAGTCCTGAGCGTTGCGATACCCTCATCACCGGGTTTTGTGGGAACTTGGGAATTTTTTACTATGATGGCCTTAAGTATTTTCGGTGTAGAAAAAAACATTGCATTATCTTATGCTATTTTGTCGCATTTCATGGCGCTTTTGCCTTTGAATTTGGTTGGGCTCTATTATTTTTATATAGAAATATTTTTGAAAAAAGAAAAAATTAATTTAGAAACAAATGACAAATGA